The DNA region TTTGGGGTCCAGGCCAGGACCAGGGTGAGGGCCAGCCAGGCCAAGGAGGGATAGAAGGCCCAAAGGAGCCAGCCATCCCGGTAGCCCGGGGGCAGGGTTCCTTGGGGCAGGTGGTGGCCGAAGGGACTTAGGAGTACGCCTTCGCCGCCGAAAAGGCGATGGGGTACCGCCCAAGGGGCCAGGTACCAGAGGAGGAGGACAACCCCTCCCCCCAAGGCCACCAGGACTCCCAGGCGCCTCTCGTCCGTCAACACGCCCAAGATTGTACCCGAGCCCCGGGGGTCTAAAGTCCCCGAAGGTGTTAGACTCCTTCCGTGGCGGTTTCGCCGGAGGAAAAGGCAAAGCGGGTGCGGCGCATGTTTTCGGAGATCGCCCCGCGCTACGACCTTTTGAACCGGCTCCTTTCCCTGGGGAGCGACCTCCGTTGGCGCAGGCGGGCGGTGGCCCTGGCCTTGGAAAAAAACCCCGGGCGCATCCTGGACCTGGCCACGGGCACCGGGGACCTGGCCCTCATGCTGAAGAAGCGGGCTCCCCAAGCCCAGGTGGTGGGGGCGGACTTCGCCCCGCCCATGCTGGGGATCGCCCGAAGGAAGGCCCGGGCCTTGGGGCTTTCGGTGGAGTTTGTGGAGGCGGATGCCCTGGCCCTGCCGTTTCCCGAGGGGAGTTTTGAGGCTGTTACCATCGCCTTTGGCTTCCGCAACTTCACCGATTACCATAAGGCCCTTCTGGAGCTTCGGCGGATCCTCACCCCGGGCGGCCGCCTGGTCATCCTCGAGTTTCCGCCCCCCCCCAGGGGGGCCTTTGGTCTGGTCTACCGGATCTACTTCCAGAGGATCCTTCCCTTCCTAGGAGGCCTGATCTCGGGGAGCTTTGG from Thermus neutrinimicus includes:
- the ubiE gene encoding bifunctional demethylmenaquinone methyltransferase/2-methoxy-6-polyprenyl-1,4-benzoquinol methylase UbiE, translated to MAVSPEEKAKRVRRMFSEIAPRYDLLNRLLSLGSDLRWRRRAVALALEKNPGRILDLATGTGDLALMLKKRAPQAQVVGADFAPPMLGIARRKARALGLSVEFVEADALALPFPEGSFEAVTIAFGFRNFTDYHKALLELRRILTPGGRLVILEFPPPPRGAFGLVYRIYFQRILPFLGGLISGSFGAYRYLPESVEAFPPPEALKSLMEEAGFKVRYELLTFGVAAIHVGDLEA